Proteins found in one bacterium genomic segment:
- a CDS encoding polysaccharide deacetylase family protein has product MWRRQTAANRAHLVLLAAALAMATVGAAPAIWDAPAAWAGAAAGGRWRVPVLMYHMVDTDAPSHDLLTLHLTVMAPAFEDQIKLLRHAGYRPLSLDDVWAAAGGRTPPARGVVLTFDDGYEDNYRVAFPILKKYGWTGTFFVVTSTIGTRGHMTPAQLAEMARAGMAIESHGQHHIDFSQLSLGAARTELSRSKQIIAGWSGRPVAFFAYPAGRFTPALEGLLGDLGYHGAVTEIPGFVTPASRPFALERVRVDHDDSLASFARKLDIPLP; this is encoded by the coding sequence ATGTGGCGCCGTCAAACCGCCGCCAACCGCGCGCATCTCGTGCTGCTCGCCGCCGCTCTCGCGATGGCGACGGTGGGGGCTGCGCCGGCCATCTGGGACGCCCCGGCGGCGTGGGCCGGTGCGGCCGCCGGGGGACGATGGCGCGTCCCGGTCCTGATGTACCACATGGTCGACACCGACGCGCCGTCGCATGATCTGCTGACGCTGCACCTGACCGTGATGGCTCCCGCGTTCGAAGATCAGATCAAGCTGCTGCGCCACGCCGGATATCGACCGCTCAGCCTCGACGACGTGTGGGCGGCGGCGGGTGGACGCACCCCGCCCGCCCGCGGCGTGGTGCTCACGTTCGACGACGGGTACGAGGACAACTACCGCGTCGCGTTCCCGATCTTGAAGAAGTACGGCTGGACCGGGACGTTCTTCGTCGTCACCTCGACCATCGGCACGCGCGGTCACATGACCCCGGCACAGCTCGCGGAGATGGCGCGGGCCGGCATGGCGATCGAATCCCACGGGCAGCACCACATCGACTTCTCGCAGTTGTCGCTCGGCGCCGCGCGCACGGAACTGAGCCGGAGCAAGCAGATCATCGCCGGCTGGAGCGGCCGGCCGGTGGCGTTTTTCGCCTACCCGGCCGGGCGGTTCACGCCCGCGCTCGAGGGGCTTCTCGGAGATCTCGGGTATCACGGGGCCGTGACCGAGATTCCCGGGTTTGTGACGCCCGCAAGCCGCCCGTTTGCCCTCGAACGCGTGCGGGTCGACCACGACGACAGCCTGGCCTCGTTCGCCCGCAAGCTCGACATCCCGCTGCCGTAA